In Brachypodium distachyon strain Bd21 chromosome 2, Brachypodium_distachyon_v3.0, whole genome shotgun sequence, one genomic interval encodes:
- the LOC100843255 gene encoding actin-related protein 6, with protein sequence MAGRSGVVVIDNGGGLLKAGFGGDKDPIAVVPNCIAKSPGSNANSKKWLAADQLQAQDIDVTGMTLRRPIDRGYLINTEVQREVWERVLRNLLQVDPTNSSLLLVEPQFNPPGLQHATDELVFEEFGFKSLCVADAPSLVHLYEASRQPSLFHAQCSLVVDCGFSFTHASPVLQNFTLNYAVRRMDLGGKALTNYLKELVSYRSLNVMDETLLIDDAKEKLCFVSLDVPRDLHLARLSFKDNPFRCSYILPDGITYKKGFVKDLDEARRYCSLPVDGESDIKFGDSNIDKSEDRKKPELSQNEFALTNERFLVPEMLFHPIDLGMNQAGLAECIVRSVQACHPFIQPVLFESIILTGGSTLFPRFTERLKIELRPLVPEDYHVKIIPQENPILGVWRGGSILASSPGFESMCVTKSEYEEMGSARCRQRFFH encoded by the exons ATGGCAGGTCGATCAGGTGTGGTGGTAATAGACAATGGGGGTGGTCTTCTGAAGGCTGGTTTTGGTGGGGACAAGGATCCAATTGCTGTAGTCCCCAACTGTATAGCAAAGTCCCCTGGTTCCAATGCAAATTCGAAGAAATGGCTAGCGGCTGACCAGCTGCAGGCACAGGACATTGATGTGACTGGTATGACATTGAGGCGTCCTATTGACCGTGGCTATCTTATAAATACAGAGGTGCAACGGGAGGTGTGGGAACGGGTTCTGCGCAACCTACTCCAGGTGGATCCTACAAACTCATCCTTGTTACTGGTGGAGCCACAGTTCAACCCTCCAGGACTACAGCATGCAACTGATGAACTTGTGTTTGAGGAGTTTGGCTTCAAATCTCTTTGTGTTGCAGACGCTCCTTCCCTTGTCCACCTTTATGAGGCCAGCCGGCAGCCTTCGCTTTTTCATGCCCAATGCAGTCTTGTTGTTGACTGTGGCTTCTCCTTCACCCATGCATCTCCTGTCCTTCAGAACTTTACGCTCAATTATGCTGTGCGGCGCATGGACCTTGGTGGCAAGGCCCTCACAAACTATCTCAAGGAGCTTGTTTCATACCGTTCCCTTAATGTAATGGATGAGACCCTCCTCATTGATGATGCTAAGGAAAAGTTATGCTTCGTATCCCTTGACGTTCCTCGTGATCTTCACCTTGCCAG GCTATCATTTAAGGACAACCCATTTAGATGTTCTTACATTCTCCCAGATGGGATAACATACAAGAAAGGATTTGTCAAAGACTTGGATGAAGCACGTCGATACTGTTCATTGCCTGTCGACGGAGAATCAGATATAAAATTTGGTGACAGTAACATAGACAAGTCTGAAGATCGAAAAAAGCCTGAATTAAGTCAAAAT GAATTTGCCTTGACCAATGAGAGGTTCCTTGTCCCGGAGATGCTTTTCCATCCAATTGATCTGG GTATGAATCAAGCTGGCCTTGCGGAGTGTATAGTCCGTTCTGTACAAGCTTGCCATCCATTTATTCAACCTGTGCTTTTTGAGAG CATAATCTTGACAGGTGGAAGCACGCTATTCCCTAGATTCACTGAAAGACT GAAAATAGAACTTCGGCCTCTTGTGCCCGAGGACTATCATGTGAAGATAATTCCTCAGGAGAA CCCGATTCTTGGTGTCTGGAGAGGAGGATCCATCCTAGCGTCGAGCCCTGGTTTTGAATCAATGTGTGTTACAAAATCAGAGTATGAGGAAATGGGATCAGCACGGTGTCGGCAAAGGTTTTTTCACTGA
- the LOC100841427 gene encoding rab escort protein 1, with the protein MADASAGGSLDDYPTIDPTSFDVVVCGTGLPESILAAACAAAGKTVLHVDPNPFYGSLFSSIPLPSLHSFLSSDSSTPCPSSSTATSSSSAAAASHTAVDLERRSLYSEVETSGTVPESSRRFTVDLVGPRVLYCADEAVDLLLRSGGSHHVEFKSVEGGTLLYWDGALYPVPDSRKAIFKDATLQLTEKNLLFRFFKLVQSHIAASSSGDNEREGEASGMISEEELVLPFTEFLEKQRLPPKIRAVVLYAIAMADHDQDVAEPCEKLLTTRDGIKTIALYSSSIGRFANAEGAFIYPMYGHGELPQAFCRFAAVKGALYVLRMPVTALLMDEEKKRYIGTRLASGQDILCQQLILDPSYKIPSLDLPSDASDSKAQREVARGICMISRSVKQDSSNVLVVFPPKSIQEQQVAAVRVLQLSSNVAVCPPGMYIAYLSTPCSDAITGKQCINKAIEVLFHTQALEGSEGPLETKSENNDDTKPALIWKCVYVQEITQGTSGTVLSCPMPDEDLDFRNILESTKKLFADTYPNEEFLPRNSAPKYNDDDSDSAE; encoded by the exons ATGGCGGacgcctccgccggcggctCCCTGGACGACTACCCCACCATCGATCCCACCTCCTTCGACGTGGTCGTCTGTGGCACCGGCCTCCCGGAGtccatcctcgccgccgcctgcgcggcggccgggaagACGGTCCTCCACGTCGATCCCAACCCCTTCTACGgctccctcttctcctccatccCGCTCCCTTCCCTTCATTCCTTTCTCTCCTCCGACTCCTCCACCCCCTGCCCGTCCTCCTCAACCgcaacctcctcctcctccgccgccgccgcttctcaCACCGCCGTCGATCTCGAGCGCCGCAGTTTGTACTCGGAGGTTGAAACCTCGGGGACGGTTCCCGAGTCGTCCAGGCGCTTCACGGTCGATCTGGTGGGTCCCAGGGTGCTCTACTGCGCCGACGAGGCTGTGGACCTTCTTCTGAGGTCAGGGGGAAGTCACCATGTGGAGTTCAAGAGCGTGGAGGGGGGCACCCTCCTCTACTGGGATGGTGCTCTCTACCCGGTACCGGACTCAAGGAAGGCCATCTTCAAGGACGCCACGCTTCAGCTTACGGAGAAGAACCTCCTGTTCAGGTTCTTCAAGCTTGTACAGTCGCACATtgccgcttcttcttctggcgATAATGAGCGGGAGGGCGAAGCTTCTGGTATGATATCCGAGGAGGAACTAGTCCTCCCCTTCACCGAATTCCTTGAGAAACAGCGGCTTCCACCCAAGATAAGGGC GGTTGTATTGTATGCAATTGCCATGGCAGATCATGATCAAGATGTCGCGGAACCTTGTGAAAAATTGCTAACAACAAGAGATGGGATCAAGACCATAGCTCTCTACTCCTCGTCCATTGGAAG GTTTGCTAATGCAGAAGGTGCTTTCATTTACCCAATGTATGGGCATGGCGAGCTGCCTCAAGCTTTCTGCCGCTTTGCTGCTGTTAAGGGTGCCCTATAT GTATTGCGGATGCCAGTCACAGCTCTTCTTATGGATGAG GAAAAGAAGCGTTATATAGGCACCAGGTTAGCATCTGGCCAGGATATTTTGTGCCAGCAGTTGATACTTGATCCATCATACAAAATTCCTTCCTTGGACTTGCCATCTGATGCTTCAGACTCAAAGGCACAAAGAGAAGTTGCTAGGGGAATATGCATGATCAGCAGATCTGTGAAGCAGGATTCATCAAATGTTCTTGTTGTTTTCCCACCAAAAT CAATACAAGAGCAGCAGGTTGCAGCTGTCCGGGTGCTCCAGTTGAGCAGCAACGTAGCAGTATGTCCTCCGGGAAT GTATATAGCATATCTATCTACTCCATGTTCTGATGCCATTACAGGAAAGCAATGCATAAACAAAGCAATAGAGGTTCTTTTCCATACTCAGGCTTTAGAGGGTTCAGAAGGCCCTTTAGAAACAAAAAGTGAAAACAATGATGATACAAAGCCAGCGCTAATTTGGAAGTGTGTGTATGTTCAGGAGATCACACAG GGAACGTCTGGTACTGTGCTGTCATGCCCCATGCCTGATGAAGATCTGGACTTCAGAAATATACTGGAATCAACAAAGAAG TTATTTGCAGACACTTACCCTAATGAGGAATTCCTGCCTAGAAACTCAGCTCCTAAATATAATGATGACGATTCTGATTCTGCAGAGTAA